The nucleotide sequence aaaaaaaaaaaaaaaaacaacagaaTCAGAATGAACTTCCACCAGTAACTAACCAACCAACCTCCATATCAAATCTGCAGAAATATTCCAGCCCTCTGATCCGATCGTACAAATTTCTTTACCTTATTGTCTCAGAATTCGTTCACTAGCCTTCAGTTAAGCTCCAAGAAGTCAAATTGGGCAAGAAAAAGCTTGAAATCGAAGATTTGAGCTTAATTAGTCAAAAATCCCAAACTGAACGAATGACTGAAATCTAAATAATAATCCTCAAAATTTACCACAGAACGCTCTTTGGGTTCGATTCACTGTTTTTCAATCGGACTTCCGGAATGAAAGTTACGAATTTTGAGAGATTGCAGGaaagttttttctttctctgtTTCTCTTTTTTCTGCTCGTGCTTCTGTCATCGAAGACGAAGAGCAAGCAGGGATGTTATCCCGCGCTTTTGCCGCTCTCCGCTTCACTTAAGTTGTCCAATGGTAGCTGGCCATGTGGCAGGACAAAGACAAAATCTTAGACGTGTGGTAAGATCAGCCACTCCTCGGATGCCACGTGGCTCACTCATCCGTGGAATTTGAAAATGCCACTCGAGCTCAAAAAACCAGGAATTGGATCCATCCTGACCCACTTTATGGAGATCCTATAATTTTTacatcttaatcattcatcTTGTATCGtacggttataaattatttgatttttttacttaaaattaaactcaaatagtatctgacgaaaactgacagtatgatatacaatgaacgactAAGATGTGGAGATCTCTAAGATTTCCATAAAGTAGATCCGAAAAGGATCTCTTTCTAAACAACCAATCCCAAAAAATACTACCAACGCGTAAATCACCTTGACTTGCATTGTGCGATGTCCAAATCATCATATGACCtcaataaaatttcaattattttcctCCATtataaaccaaaataaaatttacaagaGCATGAAGCTTTGAGTTGATCCTTTGTGCCGGTACAAAATATTACGGATATCACGGGTCTCGCAGTTTGTGAAGTTCGCCCGAGATAGGCCTTTACCATTTGCGAGTTACCAATTCCACATTGTATGAAAGACAAGAACACAATGTAGGCCTTTTCTAGGACGGAAACAAGCCTTGTGAACCACAAATGGTAAATGCTTACATTGTTTTCTTGTCTTTCATACGACATGGAATTGAATACTCGCACATATATCATCAGAACTATTTTATGAAATTCTTAACCGCAAAAATCTAATCACTGAAATTGGTCCTTTCATGTTGTCTCTATCTTTTGGACACAATTTTGTGCTTTCTTTAAGCTGTAACACTAATCACCAAACTTTCTGGTTCATGTATGTTACTCAAAtgtgggttaaaaaaaaaaaaaagacaagggCTTTCTAAGTAATCAAAACGAAGCGATTAATATAATGGGTAAACTACGGTTTGACCTCCTAAACTATTATTCCATTTAAAATTGAtccttgaattatttttttgataaattaatCCCTAAACTGTTTAAAATCAGCCAATTAATCCTTATTGTTAAATTTGATTCACTATTCTGTCAAATTCAAGGACAAATTAGCATCATGAATTCTTCCTTGTCATTTGTAATCCCCAATAAAATTATAACACGTGGAAacagaataataaaaaaacttataaCATAATAAGAAAacttttttattataataaataaaacaaaacgaaaatCCCGAATGACCAACCACCCATTCCCCACCCCTATcaaccctatcatgggggaatTCATGATAAAAAGACTAATTTCCCTTGAATTTGACGGAATAGTGGACGAAATCTAGTGACAAGGGGTTAATTGATTGATAGTTGAGGGGGTTAGATTACCAAATAAATAGTTCAGAGGGTTAATTTGAACTGCAATAAAGTTCAAGGGGTCAAACATTCTATCTTAATACAATAGCAAGCAGTCTTTGCAACAAAGTTCGAATCCTCCTCTCGTAGTTTACACATGACTTTAGTGTCAATTTCTCATCGTTTgtcaaatacacacacacacacacacacacacacacatatatatacatatatataggttAAGATTCAGGGACACGCTTTTGACACACGTTTTTGTATGACCCACtccgtaatgtatttcaacgatctaactgTCTTTTATATCTTACCTCCAAGATCATTGTTTACCAAAAATAACCCAAATCTAAAACTATATGACCGttgaattatattttgtgtttcttttgtAGAACTGTATTCATCTatttttttccctacaaataaatgtcttaatggttttttatgtctaattttttgttagAATCATCTACGaatgatgtactaaaatatagacGGTTCAGATCTTTAAATACATTACAATGTAAGCCCAACAAATTATGTGTCAAAATGTATGTCTTGGATCTTAAACCTTGTATGTATAATTGGGATTCCATTGATTAGCAACTAGCAAGTGACACTTTGACATCTACAAAACAGATTCTTTATTCACAAAGGTCCAAAGGAACAAAAGTCAGATACATAGATACATAGATACATACCAAAACAAAAGCCAGGCATATTGAAAGTCTTACAAACTATTATCCATACACTACTTACTTGGAGTTGAAACCATTTTTGCCTTCCATCATTAGGATGAGATTTTGATAGAACTTTCAAAAAGCACGCGAGTTTAATTCCGGACAATTAGGCCGAATATGACCAGGCTCCCCGCAGTGGTGGCAAATGTACTGCTTTCTTGGCCTTTTTTCCCCTACACCAGAAGCTTCCTCAAACGACTCTTCCTCGCTGTCCTCAAAAGATTGTTCCACTCTTAAAGCCGCTGCCACCATGTCACCATAAGTACTGAACTGAGTTACCCTTGCTCTTATGGAAGGCCTCAGTCCCCTTAGAAATTGCGATGCTGTAAATTCTTCTGAACTCACAAGATTAGTTCGTGCATACCATGCTAGCTCAAGGAACTTAGATGCATACTGAGCAACAGACATGTTTTGCTGGGTCAACCCTAGAAATTCTTCGTATTTAGCATCCCTTACAGTTTCAGGATAATACATATTCAAAAACAGCTCCTCAAATTCTGCCCAAGTGATGGATTTAACATCACGTATCCTTTTAACAAATTCCCACCAGTAGTGAGCTGCTCCAATAAGACAGTATGTGGCAAAACCAACTTTTAGGTCTTCGGGGACATCACTTACATCAAAACATTGCTTTATCCTTTCGAGCCACTCCACCCCTTCTAAAGGTTCATCAGGATTTCCTGCATACTGCGGGGGTGACAGACTAATGAAAACCTTCAAAAATTTCAGCCTCCGATTTACTGCAGATGTGCCTTCAAGCGCAAGGTCAGCCATTTGCTTGATGGCTTGAAAAACCTTAGCCACGTCCTCATCATATGGAGCCCTGGGATTGGATGAAGTAGCTTCACCTGTTCTAGGCATATCTTtctgaaaattaaacaaacaaaacattagCTTCCATACAACTGCACAATCAAGAGACTATTCTAAGTCTAGCCAACAGCATACTAGCCACCTTAGCAATTACCCGTCATGCCGCTGAAGTCCACCAACTTCAGAAATACCAAACAAGATTACATAGGAGTCTAGTATAAAAGCTAAAGCAAAAATTCACCATCAGTATCATCACAGTATCCACCATGACAAAATCATTTCCAATGGATGGTATAGCTGTaagaatattaataatttataacttATAAGCACTCTCAAGAGATGGAACACAGTAcactttttctttggttttcttaGAAAAGCCAATCAGAAAACAGACTCAAGTAACACAGCCGACTGCATCATCAATCTGAGTTTGACAACAAAAACGCCTAAGAATTATTCTCATAATTAATACAACTCTTAAGAAACACAAGCGATGCTTTACTTGAGAAGAAGTCATTCAACAGGTACAGAGAAAGGGAAATGACGAGAGGCATTCGATTCATAAATTTCTTGAGCCAATCAATTTGAGCATCAGGATCATTATAGGCCATGAATAACGCTATGTTATTCTTGCATAAAATTTGGAAGATAACAAGTATACTCATCTTCTCTTCAACTCCAGGAAGGACCCTAAGCATCGCAATCACCTCTTGGCTTATCCCTCCTCCAAGATACCACATCGGTCTCATCTAATCTAGATGACACAAATGGCACGCTGTTTGACTGAATTCACGTACGTGTTCTGTTTATTGAGGTAACTAGCCTCTAACTCATACCACTAGTCCCTCATACCATCACCCGCAGTATCATCAGAAAGTACAATCCCTGATGAAgccaaaatatattttgatgaATCTTGGTGATAAGTTCATCTCACAGGATGGCTTTGACTTACTATTCTGTTGGGACTATCCTGGCATGCTACCTCTTTTGATATATAGACCACCTTAAGAATTATTTACTAAACACTCAAGAAAATtgtgttacaagttacaacttatAACAAGCAATAagcgtaagaaaaaaaattagttaaaacTAATATGACACTTCCAACTGGGCGTACCATGGTTTGCCCGTATAACTTTCTTTAACTTAACTACTCTGTAACAAACACATAGACACACTTGAGTGCGAGACAAGAGGCCGAAGAAGCAAAGGCAGGAAGACACTAAAAACCCTTTTAGGTTCATTATACACCACAAAATATTGGAGGAGTAGTCAAGCAATAACAAACAATGAGGTATTCATTagaagaaaataagaagagAACTGACTGTAATCTTTCTCAATCTAAAGAAGCAATTATATTAATCCCTAAGAGTTTTTCCGTTGGTCAAAGAAACAATaaggggggtgtattcaattgagaatttgagagactttaatggatttttatggagtttaattgatttgtagagattccatataaaattttgattcaatttccttgaaatctcatggggagacatgagatttgtggatgcttaaaatacactacgaaatctctccaattccctataattcttcaactttctcaaattctttaaaatcaatttctaattgaatacatctagaatgttataaacttctttaaaatcctaattgaatacacccggattttaataaactatcttaaaatcctaattgaatacaccttgaatttcagataatcattttaaaatcctgattgaatacccgtagattcattaaaagaattaaaatccctcaaaattgCAACTGAATACACTCCTTTAAAATGCCTACCATTTAATCCAAATAGTCGTATGGTTTCTGATACGAGTAATTATTGGTATAAAACGGTTGGATCATTTCAATTATAATGTGGAGTAAGACCTACAATGACGTCCCACGCATTAACTAAAGTTCACATACATATGGTTCAGGATGTGGGGGACAGCCATTTTGACCCACTTTCTTGTGGTTCTCATTCCGTAATTTTTTTCAAGAGTCGCGACCTTTGCATGCATAACATCAAATTCAATAACTTCAATAATTCTATCATCCCTAAAGTAGAAGTTCAGTGGTACAATAACTAGTATTTCAGCTAGTTACTGCAATTACATCAAACAAACTCACAACTTACACTATGTTGTAGTTGAAATTTGTTGGTAAAGCTTTTTGCTTTGTGGTCAATTGAACTTATGCACACAAGCATGTATAGCATCGCTTTCAATTCTTCAACTTTCAACAACAGAAAATAATCATGGATGTTGCACAAGAAAACAACCCATAGAGAATCAAAATCAGAATCAGCACCAGTAACTAACCTTCGCATGAACTTTCCCCTTCACTTTTCGGTTcatctgtttgtttgtttcgcCGGAGCGGATAGAATTTTTTGGTTCGCGCGCCAGCAACTCGGCTTTTCACAACAGAACTTTCGCGTCTGGAACTCAGCCTTTTATTTGAACGGGCAATAAATATATTTAGGAGTAggattttcaccttttttttttattttttttatctctcttttatttgaacggttacagtTAAACTACGTTAATatgttatattaattttttatagaaagagaaagaaaaaataaagaatgtgagaaaatggaatggaaATAGAAGATAAGAGAATCCTTGTCCATATATTAAAGCGGGAGCATTTTTGCTTACCATCATAAATTATGCTTCATTATACATCTAGTTAATTGATATGTGTCTTTTTACTTAaccttggttaattttttttttaaattaaaaaagtaatatttaatgtgaaaattaacAAGATTTAGGTGCAAGAATACATGTCAATTCATTAAATATATGATAAACATACAATATAGTTATGATAGTAAGAAAAAATACTTCTATATTAAAGTTGTTCTACATTGGTTGTCATTAAATGGGGCCCAATGATATTCTTGGGACTTTTTgcagaaaaaatgaaattcattgTTAGTTTGTTTAGAagtatttttacaatttttacaaagtattttttgtggaaataatttttaaactaaTCTTTAATAAAAACGTAACTGAATCCTAGTAAAGCATTTAAAATGCTCTTGAAATCTAGTTAATTGATATGTGTCTTTTTACTTAaccttggttaattttttttaaaattaaaaaagtaatatttaatgtgaaaattaacAAGATTTAGGTGCAAGAATACATGTCAATTCATTAAATATATGATAAACAtacattataattatgataGTAAGAAAAAATACTTCCATATTAAAGCTGTTCTACATTGGTTGTCATTAAATGGGGCCCAATGATATTCTTGGGACTTTTTGCAGAGAAAATGAAATTCATTGTTAGTTTGTTTAGAagtatttttacaatttttacaaagtattttttgtggaaataatttttaaactaaTCTTTAATAAAAACGTAACTGAATTCTAGTAAAGCATTTAAAATGCTCTTGAAAAAAGCACAGATGGTGTTTCTTTCATGAAGCACATTTAAGTTTTTtacaatccaaaaatattttctctaaaagtactttcaatcattttaaaaacacttccaaaaaACTGAATAATATTTATTGTTTAAACGAACAAATTATAAATTACTAGAAATTCTAAACtaaccaaatttaaattttcatcgATTGCAAATTTATatattgggtaaagtacaaaaaactacctcaactattggtctcaagacactttcataccttatctttttaaaatgacaatgttatacctcatcttacgaatttatgtcaatgtcatacttgcgtcagtttttctgttagtttctcTGTTAGGTGCTGCATGGCTTGACTTAAATAGTGACGTGgcttaaataaattaataaaattttaaaattttaattaaatattaaaaaattaaaaattaaaatcatttaatatttttttacatttggacCCACCCCCTTTCCCCCTCCCGTCTTCCCCAAATCCGATCCACCCCCTTTCTCCCTTCTCTCATCTGTAACCCCACCCACCTTTCTCTCATATGCAACTCGCACTcaccctcccttctctcctcttcATCATCGACTCCATCCACCAACGACCATCACCTTCTTCCCCATTCTAACTGACGACATCGAAGTCACCGATCTCCGACACACCAACCTCACCCCTCTCCGGGTACCCACTCCCTCCGTTGATCTCCTCCCTTTCCTTACCAAACTACCCATATGGGTTCAAATACTTTTGCGAATCCTTGACAGCCTTGTCACCCCACGATTACCAAGTAATCGACTTCGTCGTCAGGGTTGCAGAAGTTAAGGACCGCCTCTGCCAGCTCCCTCTGCTCCCGCGGCCTAGCACCATCTTCAAGCCCATCAAAATACAATAGCAATCCCGCGCCCACCACCGCTGCCGAGTCTCTTGTGAATACAActtgggttttcttttcttttcttttcttttctttttctgggaaaaattgAATGGTTTTGCTTTGTTTGGTTGCTCGGAAAATGTGGGAGAaaggaaatgatttttttttatattctgaAGGTTCCATTTTCTTAGAAAAGTGAGGTAAACTGGAAGATGGATTTTTGAACTTTTGTTAATGGTGTGATCTCAAGATTGGTGGGTGCTTTGTTTTTTATGCATGCTTGTAGGTTAGAAATAGAGAGAGCGgtggaggaagagaagagaggcaCCTGGTGGGAATGGGAGTGGCTAGTTTggggtgggatctgggtttgggttAAGGGAAGACGGCAACCTCGTCGGCCCCAACCTTGACAGTTTTCCCTCTCTCCATTTCATCTTGACAGCTTCAGAGACGGCAACGACAGCAAATCAGAGATGGGCAATGAAGTGGGAGAGGGAAGTGGGTCAGAGCTTGCAGGTAGATATGAGAAAGGAGGGCAGATGAAAAAATCCAGTGGGTTTGGGGGGTTCTGGGCACGACGAGAGAGATAAGTGGGGAGGCAGGAGACTATTGTGGAGAGGAGAGGGagatgcgagagagagagagaggggagagagagggtggtggaggaaggttggggggacgGGGATGGGGGGTTGGGTGGGAAGGCGTTTTGGGGAtgcagagaagaaagagagaggcgAGGGAgaagggggggagagagagagatttaatatatatatttttttaatttttaaaattttaattattaaaaatatatataattatattttaatccagttggattagtaAGTCACCCCTGTATTtagccacatcagcacttaacagagaaACTGACGAAGGTATGACTTTtgtacaaatttgtaagatgaggtatgacattgtcattttaaaaagatgaggtatgaaagtgtcgtgagatcaatagttgaagtagttttttgtattttaaccTTGTATATTTGTTGGAATTTAAATGACAGAATgtttaattatgttgtttggaTAACTCATATAACTTGTTGCaactttgtaaaacaaatttACGATACTAACTGATACATTTTTGGTCTTCCGTTTTCCATACTCTTCTGaattttatggagaaatattttTTGTCTCCCAAATTAAGTCTATCGCTGTCAACTAACTTAGTTTAACAATACATTTCTAAACAAATTGCTAATGATACGGCTGAGAGAGGAAGAGCCAGAATTTCAAGATGGTTAAAAGGGGaagggatcctcttcggatcattttccacctaatccacctagtttaGGATTTCAaccgttgaaatttaatccaacagttaTAAACAGGGAGCCTCTTTAAAAGTGATAATAACTAtaaccgtttgattaaatttcaatgactGGATCCTAAACTAAAGTGGATAaggtggaaagggatcctctccggttAAAAGAAGTGGTGGTGCCAAGGGCCAAGCTCCCATAACTTCTAGACTGAGGTAAGAGAGTTCAAGATCTTATGCAGCTATTTTGTTTATGtcatctttattatttttattattgattGACACGTGTTCATAAACTTAATTCTTCtataattttaatatatttgaatGATAGATTTTTGTTAATGGGTCACGTCATAGTCAGTATACTTGTGGTACTAAACCGTTAATTAGTATCCAAGTATTGTCCAATTCGGTTGTACAACTCATCCTTGTAAATTAGTTTAAATTGTTGGCGTTGAGATCAATTTGTACTAAAAAAGTATGATTTCAAATAGACACTACTattcacacattcatttttatttcttatattttcttaatttttgactgttagatcaaattaattgaagaaaattaaaaataaaaaattaataaaggtgTTTGGAAGGTAAAAATAGATAT is from Pyrus communis chromosome 10, drPyrComm1.1, whole genome shotgun sequence and encodes:
- the LOC137746498 gene encoding uncharacterized protein, whose amino-acid sequence is MNRKVKGKVHAKKDMPRTGEATSSNPRAPYDEDVAKVFQAIKQMADLALEGTSAVNRRLKFLKVFISLSPPQYAGNPDEPLEGVEWLERIKQCFDVSDVPEDLKVGFATYCLIGAAHYWWEFVKRIRDVKSITWAEFEELFLNMYYPETVRDAKYEEFLGLTQQNMSVAQYASKFLELAWYARTNLVSSEEFTASQFLRGLRPSIRARVTQFSTYGDMVAAALRVEQSFEDSEEESFEEASGVGEKRPRKQYICHHCGEPGHIRPNCPELNSRAF